Proteins from one uncultured Methanobrevibacter sp. genomic window:
- the nifU gene encoding Fe-S cluster assembly scaffold protein NifU, with protein sequence MDYSEKVMDHFANPRNCRMMEDANGVGTVGNPTCGDLMTIYIKVNDDEVIEDISFQTFGCGAAIATSSMITEIAVGKTLEEALKISRNDVADELDGLPPIKMHCSNLAADGLQAAIENYYENNQ encoded by the coding sequence ATGGATTATTCAGAAAAAGTAATGGACCACTTTGCAAACCCAAGAAACTGTAGAATGATGGAAGACGCCAACGGTGTTGGAACTGTCGGAAACCCGACCTGCGGGGACTTGATGACAATATATATTAAAGTCAATGATGATGAAGTAATTGAAGACATTTCATTCCAGACTTTCGGATGCGGTGCAGCGATAGCGACAAGCAGTATGATAACAGAAATTGCTGTTGGAAAAACATTGGAAGAAGCATTGAAAATATCCAGAAATGATGTTGCAGATGAACTGGACGGTCTTCCACCAATTAAAATGCACTGTTCAAACCTTGCTGCAGACGGCCTTCAGGCAGCTATTGAAAACTATTATGAAAACAATCAATAA
- a CDS encoding O-acetylhomoserine aminocarboxypropyltransferase/cysteine synthase family protein has product MTDNKNYGLATLGVRAGQQPDPVTGAQAVPIYQTTSYVFKDSDEAARRFALQEFGQIYSRLTNPTSDVFEARIAAIEGGNSGISTASGLAAISYAILNVTEPGDNIVSADNLYGGTYQLFNYTFKDLAREVKFVNSQDLQAFEDAIDEKTRAIYVESIGNPKLDVPDFEKLAEIAHSHDIPLIVDNTVGVGLVRPLEHGADVIASSATKYVGGHGTAIGGYIVDSGKFNWGNGKFANFTKPDPSYHGLVFWDAFGDVPELGNLAFTVRIRARLLRDLGATQAPVHSFIFLQGLESLDVRVKRHSENALKVAKFLESHPKVKWVNYPGLESHPTYEINKKYLKDNFAGILGFGVEGGEEAGRKVIEKLELFSILANIGDAKSLAIHPASTTHQQLSVEEQEATGVTPDFIRLSIGLEDVDDLIADLSQALDSI; this is encoded by the coding sequence ATGACAGATAATAAAAATTACGGATTAGCAACATTAGGTGTACGCGCAGGACAACAACCAGACCCCGTAACTGGGGCACAGGCAGTTCCAATTTATCAGACCACTTCATACGTATTCAAAGACTCAGATGAAGCTGCTAGGAGATTCGCCCTTCAAGAGTTTGGACAAATCTACTCCAGACTAACCAATCCTACCAGCGATGTATTTGAAGCAAGAATAGCTGCTATCGAAGGTGGAAACTCTGGAATATCAACTGCAAGCGGACTTGCAGCAATTTCATATGCAATCTTAAATGTAACAGAACCTGGAGACAACATCGTTTCTGCAGACAACCTCTACGGCGGAACTTACCAATTATTCAATTACACTTTCAAGGATCTCGCAAGAGAAGTCAAATTTGTAAACTCACAGGATTTGCAGGCTTTTGAAGATGCAATTGATGAAAAAACCAGAGCAATCTATGTTGAATCAATCGGAAACCCTAAACTGGACGTACCTGACTTTGAAAAATTAGCAGAAATCGCACATTCACATGACATTCCATTGATTGTAGACAATACTGTCGGTGTAGGATTAGTCAGACCTTTGGAACATGGTGCAGATGTCATTGCATCATCAGCAACCAAATATGTCGGAGGCCACGGTACTGCAATAGGAGGATACATTGTTGATTCCGGTAAATTCAACTGGGGAAACGGCAAGTTTGCAAACTTCACAAAACCTGACCCAAGTTACCACGGACTTGTATTCTGGGATGCATTCGGTGATGTTCCTGAACTCGGAAATCTTGCTTTTACTGTAAGAATTAGAGCAAGACTTTTAAGAGATCTTGGAGCAACCCAGGCACCTGTACACAGCTTCATATTCCTCCAGGGACTTGAAAGCCTTGATGTTAGAGTAAAAAGACACTCCGAAAATGCTTTAAAAGTAGCTAAATTTTTAGAATCACACCCTAAAGTTAAATGGGTCAACTATCCTGGACTTGAATCACATCCAACTTATGAAATCAACAAGAAATATTTAAAAGATAACTTTGCAGGCATCTTAGGATTCGGTGTTGAAGGTGGAGAAGAAGCCGGAAGAAAAGTAATTGAAAAACTGGAACTGTTCTCCATACTTGCAAACATCGGTGATGCAAAAAGTCTGGCAATTCACCCTGCAAGTACAACTCATCAGCAGTTAAGTGTTGAAGAGCAGGAGGCAACTGGTGTAACTCCAGATTTCATCCGTTTATCTATAGGATTGGAAGATGTGGATGATTTAATAGCAGATTTAAGTCAGGCTTTAGATAGTATTTAA
- the nifS gene encoding cysteine desulfurase NifS, with the protein MYLDNSATTQVSEEVFEEMKPYFIEEYGNPSTLYGIGRESKKALEQARQRVADAINAKPEEIIFTSGGSESDNLAIKGIAFKLAKKGKHIITTNIEHPAVKNTLGFLESLDFKVTYLPVNEEGIISIEDLKDAITDETILITIMHANNELGTIQPIEEIGKIAREKKIKFHTDAVQSFGKIEVDVEKLNVDLLSLSSHKINGPKGVGALYIKKGTRVVPLIHGGGQEKGIRSGTENVPGIVGFGKACEIAAAKLDEHYEKLSSIRDELIDKVLTTIPESYLNGSKETRLPNLVNFRFKAIEGESLILLLDAKGYQASTGSACSSNTLEASPVLTALGLDPVDVHGSLRISLAPESDTFDVDEFVNTIAEAVGRLRQMSPLWNQELDYDGVMCKKDHDDCRRC; encoded by the coding sequence ATGTATTTAGACAACTCAGCAACTACACAAGTTAGCGAAGAAGTTTTTGAAGAAATGAAACCATATTTCATTGAAGAGTACGGAAATCCTTCCACTCTTTATGGAATTGGCCGTGAGTCTAAAAAAGCTTTAGAACAGGCTCGCCAAAGAGTAGCAGATGCAATTAATGCAAAGCCGGAAGAAATTATTTTTACAAGCGGAGGTTCAGAATCTGATAATTTGGCAATCAAAGGAATTGCTTTTAAATTAGCTAAAAAAGGTAAACATATTATCACCACAAATATCGAACATCCTGCCGTTAAAAATACTTTAGGATTTCTGGAATCACTTGATTTCAAAGTAACTTATCTGCCGGTCAATGAAGAGGGTATCATAAGTATTGAAGATTTAAAAGATGCAATAACTGATGAAACAATCCTGATAACCATTATGCACGCTAACAATGAACTTGGTACTATTCAGCCAATTGAAGAAATTGGAAAGATTGCCCGTGAGAAAAAAATCAAATTCCACACAGATGCCGTTCAAAGTTTCGGAAAAATTGAAGTGGATGTTGAGAAATTGAATGTCGATTTGCTTTCGTTATCTTCTCATAAAATCAACGGTCCGAAAGGTGTTGGAGCATTATACATCAAGAAAGGAACTCGTGTTGTACCTCTTATTCATGGAGGAGGTCAGGAAAAAGGAATCAGATCAGGAACTGAAAATGTGCCTGGAATTGTAGGATTTGGAAAAGCCTGCGAAATTGCAGCCGCCAAATTAGATGAACATTACGAAAAATTATCATCAATCCGTGATGAACTCATAGATAAAGTTTTAACTACCATTCCTGAATCCTACCTGAACGGTTCTAAAGAAACCAGATTGCCAAACCTTGTAAACTTCAGATTTAAAGCTATTGAAGGAGAATCATTAATTCTTCTTTTAGATGCGAAAGGTTATCAGGCTTCAACCGGTTCAGCATGTTCATCAAATACTCTGGAAGCGTCCCCTGTACTGACTGCATTGGGTCTTGACCCTGTTGATGTACATGGATCATTAAGGATATCATTGGCACCTGAAAGCGATACTTTTGATGTTGATGAATTTGTAAATACAATTGCAGAAGCTGTTGGAAGATTAAGACAGATGTCACCGTTATGGAATCAGGAACTTGACTATGATGGTGTAATGTGTAAAAAAGATCACGATGACTGTAGGAGATGTTAA
- a CDS encoding desulfoferrodoxin family protein, producing the protein MAKILKCDDCGSIIQVLAEGDEKVCSDHMLEFPVQTEGEKSPKHKPVVEIDGDKVTVKVGEAAHPMDDDHYIEFVIVEAGAEQYAKCFKPGDVAEATFTVNSTDDVKALAFCNQHGLWSSE; encoded by the coding sequence ATGGCAAAAATATTAAAATGTGACGATTGTGGAAGTATTATCCAAGTTTTAGCTGAAGGAGATGAAAAAGTATGTTCAGACCACATGCTTGAATTTCCTGTACAGACTGAAGGAGAAAAATCTCCAAAACACAAACCAGTAGTTGAAATCGATGGTGACAAAGTAACCGTAAAAGTCGGTGAAGCAGCACACCCTATGGATGACGACCACTACATTGAATTTGTTATTGTTGAAGCAGGCGCTGAACAATACGCAAAATGCTTTAAACCAGGAGATGTTGCAGAAGCAACTTTCACTGTAAACTCAACCGATGATGTTAAAGCATTAGCATTCTGTAACCAACACGGACTCTGGTCCAGTGAATAA